The Xiphophorus maculatus strain JP 163 A chromosome 5, X_maculatus-5.0-male, whole genome shotgun sequence nucleotide sequence CTGGAGAAGTTTATTATCTGATGTAAACTTGGGAACACCTTATGAAAGCTCATGTGTGTCTAGAGTATTTGGACATatgtatatttaataaaaaatcttttactgtgaaatagaagttaaataaatatcacTACAGAAAaggcatttaaaaatgtatgattaaataaataaagctttgtTTTAGGTAAGGGATTTAGATTTAGCCCATCTGAAATTGCTTAAACACAAGCAGGCAAATCATACCTGGTGCTCATGATGTGAGCACACAAAAATGTGGTTTggttatggtttttattttgtgtgtgtgtgcttcatGAGTAACGCCAgtgttatttttcagtttttacatgaAATTCTATGGCTTtcttttcagaagaaaaatgaaaattaggTATTAGATATGTATATCTTATATATATCATATTAAGTATTTAATATGATATATTAAATATCATATTAAATATGATATTTaatatgataaatattttgatttgttgtgactttttttctcctcacgTAACCAGATGTGGTCTTGCCggataaatatgaaaaattaaatgaagcacagaaaaaatatttgtatttccagaCTGTTCAGTTGTTTCATTGTGTGTTTGCTgatccatccatttatccaactatctgttttaaaaaccacCTCATTCAAAGCCTGACCTGTGTATAAAAATCTTCTGTAAACAATGATGGGCCTCCTGTTAAAATGCCTTCAAAAGGAATTGGAGCTGTGGATTTATGAGCGTTGATATGGATTAAAAACTTCAGGAGCCTGCTGTCTCCAACCTAGCCCCCTAAAATAATCATTACAGTATTTGagacattttctctctttcttgtAGTATTTAGGATCCCGGGCTCCAGAGCTGGTGAAGGCAAAGGTGTTGGAGATGATGTACAGCTGGACCGTGTGGTATCCTGATGAGGCAAAGATAGCTGAAGCTTATCAGATGCTGAAGAAACAGGGTGagctctttttttgtattttaagtaattaagGAATTTACTTTGAGAGggtttctatattatttttactgCCTTTTCTTTATATGTGTGGGAGATTAGCCAAAAGTAGCTTATGGAAGGTTTTAGTTCTCTTCCCAAGCTGATAATGTCGGTTTTGGTTCTCCATACTTGCTCTTCTCCAGCATGTAGGATCAGTTCTGCTTTTAGCTCAAGCACGAGACAGATGTCCTGGGTCATGAGTAGTTGACTCTGCTGCGATGTTAAAAATGGACTTCTCACCTATGACTTAATGtgtattttgaaattaatgCTTTAATTACAAGATGTGAGGTTATCCCTTTAGGGCAGGAAAAATTGAATGTACTGTgccagattttaaatgtttttggatgATCTTGAAGTATTCACACACTGTGTTTACACATGAAGCAGAGGTTGGGCTGTTAGTTcgttttggttcattttgtgGGCGGTTAATAGATGCTCCTGTCATTTCCAGGCATTGTAAAGCAAGATCCTGTGCTTCCTGGTGACAAGCCACTCCCACCTCCTCCACCCAGAGCCAAAACTGCCATCTTTGAGGACGAGGAGAAATCCAAGGTGTGTGACGAGAGATCAAGAAGCAAAATGTATCATGGTGAAGTAGATCATTTTCGTttagttttttgggggtgggggtTTGTGGATATGCTCAAGACTCATAATGAACAAAAATCATTATGGCCAGGTGAAATTGAGCTCCTGAGGACTCGCTATATACACattccttttcctctttctttttccattctCTTCTGCCTCATCCTGTTATTGTAGATGCTGTCTGGCCTGTTGAAGAGCACCCACCCTGATGATTTAAGAGCAGCAAACAAGCTCATCAAGGAAATGGTTCAAGAAGTGAGTGGCTCAGTTCACAAAGTGCAGGACATCAACTCGCATGTAAACGATTTTGATTTCTGTTCAAATGAAAAGTCCAGTTTTCAGAAAACCTGAATCGCCGTAATTTTCCTTGTGTCgtttttatttgatgtaaaGATTAGAACTGTGTTAGAATTCAGTGGCTTTAAACtgattgctttttaatttttaaatgctaaatagGATCATTTAATTATTTGGACATATgtcctattaaaaaaataactggattTCGAAAATGTCCAATTGAGATGACTTGTCTTGCATTATTTTCCCCCCCAGGACCAAAAGCGAGTGGAGAAAGTTTCCAAGCGAGTGAACGCCATCCAGGAGGTGAAGGAGAGCGTGAGCTTGCTGAGCCAGCTGCTGGACGGCTACAGCAAGGAGAGCTACTCCCATAGCAACCAGGAGCTCGTTAGGGTTTGTAACGCTCAGTCATTAACAAAGTCGCCTGTCACTCATTaggtttttgttgatttttcttaaCGGTGTAACTACAGTAGatcagcatttttaaatgtatagaCAATTTTTGTCTCCTGTAGTTCATTATTACTGTGactccttttttaattttctgtctgaaaCTTCAGTACCTGTTCATTTAAGCTTACCAGAGTTGCTcaagatgagaaaaatataAGCCTCAACTTAGTATTTCACCTTTTGCCCCTTTACTCCACGATTAGAGCAATGTTACCATTTCACACGAACCAGTTCTAGCAGCACAGGGTGACATCTACTGGTTGTTCACTGGCAGCCCAGGGTGCAGTTTTTGGTGGTCCAATGCAGCCAAAGGCTTTCTTTTATATGGTTGCTTTACATTGCTTCCtatttttgttatatatttttctctttttttaagtggGGTTTTGCATGTAAGAAAAAACTGGACTGTTAACAAAGCAGCTGATGCAGTTCATAGCAGGTGTTGCTATGTACTGCATCAGTACATAGCAACACCTGCATAATGAAGATAAAACTCCCATTTGTctagattttaaattttgttattCTGTAAACCTGTTAAGTGTAATGTATAATTCATTTTTTCTTGTTACACTAAAAGGTATTCCCTCCACTTTTTATCATATTCTGGTAGATTCTGTGCCCACTTCatttattagtaaaaacaaactaaagcaCCTTGAAATGAATTCATCTTTTATTGTGGAACCATAGCGTCACACTAGGAAGTTGGGAAAAACCTAGCCTTTGatttggatataaaaaaaattgagttgATAAATTACTGTTTAGTGACGCTGTTTGCACATTGTGACATATTTTTGATCACAGGATCTTTACCAGCGCTGCGAGAAGATGAGACCTACACTATTCAGATTAGCGAGCGACACAGAAGACAACGACGAAGCTCTAGGTACATTTGGGTGTAAAGTTTAGCATTTGAACGCCACCGTAATGTCGCTAACACGTTTGCGCCCTGCAGCCGACATCTTGGAGGCCAACGACAGCCTGACGCAGGTCATCAATCTGTACAGGCAGCTGGTTAAGGGTGAGGAGGTGTCGAAAGACGGAACGTCTCTCGCCTCTCAACAAGGTGCGTTTGTCTTTTCAGATCTCAGAGTCATCGTTACAGTCGTGTGCAACTCCATTCCTTTTGGTTTAAGTtgcttgtgtttatttattttttcttctacacACTCTAAATCAGGTGGCAGCTCAGCACTATTAGACCTGACAGGActcaacatttcagaaaacacagaaccttCCAACCCACAGGCTGCACCTCAGAGCCTGGGCTTGAGCCTCTTGGATGATGAACTCATGTCTCTTGGTAAGCAAGCTACAGATGATTTAAACCTGAGAGTTATTTAACTTTTACCACTTGCAcatcatacatttttttcctcctgctttTCAGGATTGAATGTATCAGAAAACTGTGACTCTAACATCATCTCTCAGGTGGGAATTAATACCCTCACAAACGCGCCCCAGTTATGATTTGGCATAAAAATGATTATATTCTGCAGCCTGTTGTCTCACTGCATCAAACTTTTCGTTTGTTGTCAGTCCTTAAATATTGCAGAGTCTTCGGCTCCGGCTGTAGCGCTGCAACCAGCTGTGGTGCAAACATCACAGGCTACACCAGTAGGGGGCTGCACTGCTACGCCAAGAGCAATGGAAGAGCTGGATTTGCTGGGGAAAACATTGTTACAGCAATCTCTACCTCCAGAGAGCCAGCAGGTGAAATGGTGAGTGGACTTCCTGTTCAGGGTTCCTTCACAGCCTTACAACGCGACGTTTTGTAAAATAAGACCATTGTATTCCAACGCCTAATTCATTATTCAATTGCTTCTCACAGACTTTAAATTTTGCCTGTATTTCTAAAAACCTATCAAACCTTTCATCGGTGTTTTTAATAGTTCCATATGTAAAGGGggatattatgtaaaattgacttgtTGAGTTTCACATTGTGGTTCAATGTAATACCCTCATCTAAAACATATCTGGAGCGCTGCTTTGATTCcttcattcatgtttgaaaaatccttgaCTCTCCACTGGCAGCCATTCTGTTTGCTTGCTATTTCAAAGCACCACCATTTCCACACAACTCCTCCAGACTAgctgcagcaattagcaaactgcGACTCTGTTGACCTTATCATACGAACAATTTCTCAGTGAAccgttggtaaaaaaaaaaaaaaacattgttaaaggcttaatagagaagcattgttgtgacgacttcctgaaggcggagagtcttaaagagcaggagcttcttaaagagacagagacccaatttcaaggtgttaaattgcaaagtcaaatttcttttaggtcATGTTTGATTGAAACAGCATTTTTGATTGTGCTAGAAAATGATCCTCTGTGGGGTTTGCTCGTTTGTTTTCCTCTGTAGGGATAAACTCCAGCCTCACTCTAAGGTCCCTTTGCGAGATCTCCAAGCAAAGTCTGGGGCGAGCTCCAGGCCTGCTGCTGGTCCGGGGCCGACGTCCGGCCTCCTCGTCCAGTCAGAGCAGCCTGATGGCGTCCTCCACTCCAGTCTTGGCATTGCAGACAAAAGCTCGTCATCATCTGTTGACCCCAACGACCGCATCTCATTAGCAGACGTCACAGTGCCTCTAGAGTCAATCAAACCTAGTAAGCACCAAACCTTTAATCTACAGCGGCTGTAGGAGGTATTCTGCACTTTAGAGGCTTTTATGATGGTGTAATTCAAGAAGCATGAATTTAACATCTTTAAGTCCGATTTTCTCCCTCGTAGGtggtttttacagtgaaaatttTATAGACGTTGAATTTAAAGCTTCTCAACAAACTTTCTGCTGTGACATCAGCAAAACTCGCATCAGATTTAGTTCGTCACCTAAAAAAACAGCTCACCATCTGCctttcttttggtttagtttttttttccaggttaaTCATTATTTACTCATAAAGTCACCGTGCACATGTCTGTAGTAACGTCACATAAGGCATAAAGCAAGAGATTACAGTTCTTTTAAATACATTGACTTGTATTTTCCTCTCTactgacatgtttttatttaaattcctaAAGTCTTTTAAGCTCTTTGTGAGAACGCTGCACAGATTTCAGGAACAATACATGGAAGTCATTTGCGAAGAGTGCTAGTGTAGACACAGAAACCGATCAggtagaaaaatacaaatatgaacAGATTCTTACCAGTAAAGTTTTCTTTCCAACTCAAATATCCATGGTGGCAACCCCTAAAACAAACCGCAACCTAATTGCTTCCGAATCCGTCAAAATGTGTCACAAGATGCTCGTCCACTATCCACTTTTGATGTTTGTAATCAGATCAAAGCCACTTATTGCTCTCTTTTCTACTTTCTTCACAccatttacagtttgtttttctgtttcaggcaGCGTGTTACCGGTGACTGTATTCGACAAACACAGCCTAAGGGTTTTGTTCACGTTTGCATGCGACTGTCCTCCGTCGAGGCCCGACGTGTTGGTGGTGATCATCTCCATGCTGTCCTCGGCACCCATTCCCGTCACCAACATCCGTTTCCAGGCAGCCGTTCCCAGAGTATGTCCGTGATATTTTTGCATCAGTTAATCAGCCTGAAATCGGACAGGTTTGCTCTGATCGGAGGCTCAAATACTGAAAAAGTATACACACTTTTATTGTTTCgtattttattaaatgcacCACAAGTAATCAATACCACCATTTTCAGTTTACATTTGCAGCAGTCAGCTGCATGTACTTTATGGAGTTTAATAAAAACCAGATAAAAGTTAaggttcttgtttttaattattaatttttttcattaatttttaacCTTTCCATACAGAAGTAAAAGAATACACAcaatgctgaaaaaacaaaataaaggttaaaaaaatacatattttttgtattttttacataaataaataaataaacaaacataaaataatacataaataaacataaataaatgtttatttacatacataaataaataatatttaaattcctgtcAGTGGTGCAGAAACTGGCATCATATTGTaattcttcagtttttgttggaTTCAAAGAACTTATAACTTCTAAGatctttagagaaaaaaaatatgaatttgttaaaaatataaagaaccCTGGAAATCTGTATCGGCCTGGAAAATCTTGATCGGTTCATTCTTGCTAATAGTATCgcataaatgtttcattttcatctctGCCTGCTCATTTTAAGAAATGAGCTCAAATGAAAGTTAATCATAATTCTTGTGTTTATAAACATTGGAGATTTATTCCAACCTATGGGCTTTGACTAATCAGTGGGTTTATGTTTCCCAGGTAATGAAAGTAAAGCTGCAGCCTCCCTCCTGTACTGACCTGCCAGCCTTCAACCCCATCCTCCCTCCAGCCGCTATCACACAGATTCTGCTGTTGGCCAACCCTCACAAGGTGCTTTCTCCACATTTCACTACAGAGAACATCTGATGTGTTTTATCTGTGTCCAGCAGGGTTTGATTCACCCTGAAAACGGACTGTGACCTGTTGTTTGCGGCTCTTCTTTCAGGAGAAAGTGCGTCTGCGCTACAAACTAACTTTCAACCTGGGAGATAAATCTCACGATGAGTCCGGCGACGTGGACGAGTTCCCACCTCCAGACAGCTGGGGCAACCTttagagagagagggagaggaccGGGCCTCCTGTCGTCAGACCTGCACCATCCTTTATATTTGGGTCGACGTTTTCCTTTCGGAGGGGGGAAATAAAGACCAGATTACAATGAAGCGGTTTCAGACTTTGCTGTACAAAAAACTGATGGACTGTGAGAGCAGTTGCTGAAGCCAGTTGACCTTGTGCCTTCTCACCCTTATTTGATCCTGTCAGTGTTTCTAAATGGAGTTGCTACATTCTCCTTCTCAGATAATTAGCCCAGTGTGTTGATTTGCAGATTTCCTTCTGAATGTGAATTGGTTTAACTTACAAACCGTTAAGCAAATCCCTCGTCATATGAATCATGTTGTTGTTTCAGGCATACCCACAAATTAGTGTGATCCGTTCCTATACGACATCCTGCACCGTCAGCTGcacattaaacattttgcagGTCAAACCACTGAACGGGTTTCCTCCAAACTAATCAAGACACGATCAAATTAAAACTGTGATTTGTGTagaaaaaatgaaactaaacgCATTTTTAAAACCACTGCAGTGGTTTAATTTTCAGTCTAATCTTTATAATCTTTCCAGAGCAGGGGGAACCGATGTATAATATTGTTACCAAAGCGTGCAGGCTGAACACGACGATGACGTCTTTCTTCAGGAAACGCAAAGAGTTCCCACTGCAGCTAACTATTGTTACTGAACCTGATCCAGACAAAATTAATCCTTAAATCTTATTTTCGCCTCATTTTTTCTTCGTGTTGTAATTGAAAGGCACATAGTCTCCATTCCTTTACAAACTTCTTTATTTCcgcactttttctgtttttaggactctgtttttttacagtttaactcaggattattttccttttccttatTTAAACTCGTATGCACTTACTTTGTTCATATTTTGCACGTGAAATCATTGTTGTTTATTCATCTCTTGTCACTTTGCTTTTCTACTACTGATTAACCCAAAGACTCTCAACTCCATGTTCATGTCATACTGATTTTGATTCTGCCACATGTGCCTCAGATTGGGTTGTctggttattattttttttgttttgtacacgTATAACTTAaatgggtttcttttttttttttttttttttcgtcatGTTTGTCTTGACCCAAAATGACTTTGTAAAGCATAAGATGCATTATGTGTTAAATGATCTTTCTATATGTTGTGTTCAGCGAGAGAAGAAATATATAAACTCCTCTGTATTTTTTCTGGGGTATTCAGAAGGAATACAATGATGAGATTTTAGAAAGGTGGCTgttcttgggaaaaattataaGGATAAAAATGTGGAAGTATTTGTTGGCACCACTGGTAAAGTTGTGTGAAAAgccttcaaataaattttgtatgggggaaaaaaaagaaatgcagccTTTAATTTAAGCTTTGCCACAATTGTTCCTATAAAAAAATCCCTTCAACATAAATGTAATCAACTCAAAAAGACTATTAgtccaaaaagaaaattaaatgttataacTCATATCATACAAGTATCTTCAAAGCGCTGTGGATGGtgaggaaggatctcctgtagcggACAATCTAGCagcgaatctgaagaagcctctgactgaagtctGTTTCTGTATGACACTCTGATGACTGTCAGCTCAATTTCCAAGCAACAAAGTCAATATTCtacagtaacatgtcctggatgacacagttgttggcaagcactgctgatccacctcatttgcttttgctacTCCTCCTGCATATGGAGGAGTAGCAAAAGCAGAAAGTTGGGCTCAGAGACATTAGAATAGGGGATATGAGCCTTTCCCATTATGACTGACGGATAAGATGGTTTGAACTTTATCCTCCACTGTTTGTTCTGTTGTCCTGCTCTGAATCCATGaaacctactttttttttaactcatctGGAATTTGGGATCACAGTTCAGGTATTATTGGAGCTTTTCTTTTGTAATCAAAGCAATTTAGAATCTACACTTTTTCAAACTGATCAAAATTTCTAGAAACGTCTAATTATCAAATTGCAACTGCCATTTTGCAGTTGCCGAGTCATCATAGCAACCATTAGACAATCAGTTTCACAGGGATGCCAGTAAAAACCCTTTTCAACTATAGTGATCCAAAACACAAGGCTGtcaagagaaaataaagtatCTTTATCTTTATATGTAATACAATGAGATGTAAGGGACAGTTTGGCTTTATCAAGCATAAATTAAGGATAAATCAcaactaaaaatataataaaacgtgaatatttacaaatatcACACCTATTCTATCAgcagctgaaatatttcagtgcagTTACTGCTGCTGAATGTTTCTCAGTGTTGTGCGAGTTTATGGTGTCTGATTGCTTCTATAGGTTAGGAGAGGAAACAAAGATGTGCTGTATGTGTTGCAACTTTTACAGTGGATGTTATACAATacattttgtgataaaattGCAGTATGGTGCCCTCACGATGTGTTGCTCTTACAAAGCTAGACAGCTAGCTAACACTTGAGTTGGAAATAATCCAGTCCTTgatagttttcttgttttatttttgcaactctttgctggtttgtttttcttttctttcattttcttttgtaaaactgtaacaaaacacaaaagtataCATCAGCTACAGATACAGAAAACAACCAGGCAAACACGTGACTCCCAATTCTCTCCAATTAGTTAACGatgcagctttaaatattgGTTGGGAAACGTAAAACCtttctacaaaatattacaCAATGCTGGAATAACGATTGATAAAATGAACTTACAGACAAATAGTGTCCCAAGGAACAAACCAAGCGTACAGCTGGACGAGTTCTGCTTGACTGaccaaattaaatatgtaaacaatgTCCAGTAGGTGTCAGTAAGATCTCATAGTTTAACTTAAAATTTACTTAACAAAACATAATGATGGAGTCAGCACATGCAGCTTTAGAGTTCTAGTTTTGGAAGggggccaaaaaaaaaaaagaaatcaaattctAGACTTTTCAGGTCATTATAGTATTTGTCCAGTATTTGTCAATGTCTTCTGGTAGGAGAccattatttttgtaattgtttattAGACTTATATTGACTGTTTTTaagatacataaataaaactagaatgactttctaaagaaaaatcaCCTAATTCTGGAAATCAAAATAGTACTATACATATAATCAATTCCAAGAATATTCTACTATTATGTGTGAAGCAAATCCAACAATTTACCTGATATTTCAGGATAAATTgcaaattaagacaaaaatgtattgatttaatttgtttatttaggaaaacactgtaaaaagaGCATCGTTGACAGAAAACAGGCAACAATATGTTTTTAGTTAAAGCTCAAAACACTACTTCACTTCTGACTTGCTACACAAAGGGAACATGTGGAGGCATGCATGATTAAATGTACCTAAATCTAACACAATACataataaaaaggcaaaataaaagTTATCTAAAAGTGGTCATTGCCAAAACCAGTGAAGAGAAGATCAGAAACGGGTACAGTGAAGCTGTAATTGAAGTTATAAACAAAAGCCACCTATTTCAAACTGAATAAGTCGAGTTGAACAAGTACAAAGATTAAGGAGGTGTTTGGAATGTGACTGTCTCTCTAACTCCTAAAGTTTGGCTGgtgaaggaaaaaatataaaatataaaataaaaaaagagagagataaatcccttttcctcctccacaATACTCGGTTGGGgaaatttaattatttggggtccttaaaacaaattttctttaaaattcgTGTGAAAGTACAAGCCCTTACCTCATTGGATATAACACTGTTTGGGAGAccacaacaataaaactgagTTACAAACACTTGAACAAATTTACCCAGTACATGTTAATTATAACTATTTACGGGGTGGTTGTGGGCCTGGCGGTGGAGGGGGGGCAGCGGGGAAAGGAGGGAAAGGCGGCTGCCCCATGAAGCCCATAAGTGGGGGCTGCGGCGGCGGGGGAAACTGCTGTGCCATCAACGGCTGCGGGGCGCCTGACGGCGGAGGGGGTGGAGGAGGGCCCTGGCCGAACTGGCCCTGCGGCTGGTTGGGTTGCTCCTGACCGCCGCCGGTCGGGGCTCCGCCGCGGGTGTTGTAGCCTCCGCCGTTGTTGCTGTTGTAGTTCTGGTACTGATCCGAGCCGGCGTTGTAGTTGTTCCTGTGATCTCGGTTTCTGTCTCTGTAGGACGACGACGAGGAGCGGTCGTCGTCGCGGTTGTTGCGGCCGTCGCGGTTGAAGCCCCCGCGGCTGTCTTTGCCGCCTCCGCCGGAGCGCATGCGCCGATCGCACTCGTCTTGATACATTAGGTTAGGGTTGTTGGAGTTGCCGCCACGGTAACGCATCCTGCCACCTGCAtataaaccccccaaaaaaacaatgaaaagtaacATTTAGAATGGGCTTTTGCTTTCATCGCCTCAAAGAAACCTGATTATTAGCCTGAAAAAAGAGCTATTTAAAGCATCGTCACTCTACCATCTGCCCCGGAAGCACTATTCGAGCCATCAGCTCTTTcgcacatttttttatttttatttattttggctctagtggccttgtGTTGACAGGAAAGTGGAATATGAGTGAgcgggaagacatgcggcaaaggtcaatGGGCCAGGACTCGACCCTGTGATCCCCGTAGTGCGTACATGGGTCGAGCGCTTTACCTCTGCCCCACCGCCGCCGTCATTTGCGCATGCGCCAAAACTACTACTTCCAAATCGCTGCTGTAGTTCAGCTAAGTAAAACTTTCTGAAAGGATCTATTTCCCTAGacaatgttatttttccattaataaaTAATTGTCATAATTATTAAGTTATAAGGTTATAATGCAGTAGTAAATTGTGTATTGGACTCACTGGACTGTAACGTATTTGTCAATGTCTTCTGGTAGGAGgccattatttttgtaattgtttattAGACTAACAAAAAGTGTTATCGGATTGTAAAAGACTATATCCCatagttttatgtaaaatccaaAAGTATTACTCCATCTTTCCTCGTGCTTGAATGTGGTATGCAGGTACATgtgcttgattttgtttttcacataattaaaccctttttatctgtgttttattattgtctttaaaatatACTATATTTACGATTACAGttagctgcaaaaaaaaaaaaaaaaaaaaaagacattctcCCGTGATCCTCCCACTTGCGTAAATGAGCTAACGGTATGGATCGTGCTTTCGGAATAGATTGTGAAGTGAGATGCATAACAGAAGTCCAAAGCTGTTACTGAATTTTTCCTGAATAATTC carries:
- the LOC102228270 gene encoding ADP-ribosylation factor-binding protein GGA1-like — encoded protein: MAAAPSDETSLQSLINKATNPLNKETDWDNIKAFCDKLDNEPDGPQLATRLLAHKIQSPQEWEAMQALLVLETCMKNCGNKFHGEVGKFRFLNELIKVVSPKYLGSRAPELVKAKVLEMMYSWTVWYPDEAKIAEAYQMLKKQGIVKQDPVLPGDKPLPPPPPRAKTAIFEDEEKSKMLSGLLKSTHPDDLRAANKLIKEMVQEDQKRVEKVSKRVNAIQEVKESVSLLSQLLDGYSKESYSHSNQELVRDLYQRCEKMRPTLFRLASDTEDNDEALADILEANDSLTQVINLYRQLVKGEEVSKDGTSLASQQGGSSALLDLTGLNISENTEPSNPQAAPQSLGLSLLDDELMSLGLNVSENCDSNIISQSLNIAESSAPAVALQPAVVQTSQATPVGGCTATPRAMEELDLLGKTLLQQSLPPESQQVKWDKLQPHSKVPLRDLQAKSGASSRPAAGPGPTSGLLVQSEQPDGVLHSSLGIADKSSSSSVDPNDRISLADVTVPLESIKPSSVLPVTVFDKHSLRVLFTFACDCPPSRPDVLVVIISMLSSAPIPVTNIRFQAAVPRVMKVKLQPPSCTDLPAFNPILPPAAITQILLLANPHKEKVRLRYKLTFNLGDKSHDESGDVDEFPPPDSWGNL